The Mercenaria mercenaria strain notata chromosome 10, MADL_Memer_1, whole genome shotgun sequence genome contains a region encoding:
- the LOC123544524 gene encoding uncharacterized protein LOC123544524: MNVVTIAGVIVAMATVICNTDGFYFDSSSSSDLDEFRYYHYGHGRRIDFGRVEGNQQRNDSASVSGTTYDGNRRTINDGDRRTMSSNDFYGNRRRYPSDSRRRYYSGSRRRYHSDSESGDVVENVISIYRAIVDEIDRMGRLRRARQQVYGIH; this comes from the exons ATGAATGTTGTTACTATAGCCGGTGTgattgttgccatggcaactgtgATATGCAACACGGATGGTTTCTACTTTGATTCGTCTTCATCGTCCGATTTAGATGAG TTCAGATACTATCACTACGGTCATGGACGTCGAATCGATTTCGGAAGGGTTGAGGGAAATCAACAAAGAAACGATTCCGCCAGTGTCAGCGGAACGACTTACGACGGAAATCGACGGACGATCAACGACGGAGATCGACGAACGATGTCCTCCAACGATTTCTATGGAAACCGACGGAGATACCCTTCTGACAGCCGACGGAGATACTATTCTGGCAGCCGACGAAGATACCATTCTGACAGTGAAAGCGGAGATGTCGTCGAAAATGTTATATCGATTTACAGAGCTAT tgtTGATGAGATTGATCGAATGGGCCGGTTAAGACGAGCTCGACAGCAAGTTTACGGAATACACTAA